The Streptomyces sp. SS1-1 genome has a segment encoding these proteins:
- a CDS encoding DUF4240 domain-containing protein — translation MDETEFWELVDTTREAAEGDPEEQADLLVERLVQLDPDAVLDFARHFEARYNRAYTWDVWGAAWVLLDGASDDAFDFFRCWLIGQGREVYEGAVHDPDSLAELLDDFDEEFDGDGEELGYAADEAYEQLTGAVAPDLGLPPAPAEPSGTPVDFEDERALAERFPRLWERFKG, via the coding sequence GTGAGGCCGCCGAGGGTGACCCCGAGGAGCAGGCCGATCTGCTGGTGGAGCGGCTGGTCCAGCTGGACCCGGACGCCGTGCTCGACTTCGCCCGCCACTTCGAGGCCCGCTACAACCGGGCGTACACCTGGGACGTGTGGGGTGCCGCCTGGGTCCTGCTCGACGGGGCCAGCGACGACGCGTTCGACTTCTTCCGCTGCTGGCTGATCGGCCAGGGCCGTGAGGTGTACGAGGGCGCGGTGCACGACCCGGACTCGCTGGCCGAGCTGCTGGACGACTTCGACGAGGAGTTCGACGGCGACGGGGAGGAGCTGGGGTACGCCGCCGACGAGGCGTACGAGCAGCTCACCGGTGCCGTCGCCCCCGACCTGGGTCTGCCGCCGGCGCCCGCGGAGCCGTCCGGCACGCCGGTGGACTTCGAGGACGAGCGGGCGCTGGCGGAGCGTTTTCCCCGGCTGTGGGAGCGGTTCAAGGGCTGA